Proteins co-encoded in one Pseudochaenichthys georgianus chromosome 22, fPseGeo1.2, whole genome shotgun sequence genomic window:
- the cmpk2 gene encoding UMP-CMP kinase 2, mitochondrial, which produces MARRTMSLLPHWSSRVSSVELNGTPFYFSTQEKHRGEEVPRVFRGNDGRCYSLLVCSSDTIRRAKFYAELKDKLLTNLPPECHLSPMCSFLPNIKDSLLKGYFLKDTSESSSPTERLLRDLTQRDPVLVCSYLRGETGGVWTQHLWSDGDNHTMQMPKDYYVVPAEAPEHHPSTLNIINSDVFYSFEEAYQVLEKCGDIIPEARAVLELLPSREEARRKPDFPVIVIEGLDATGKTTLTESLRDALGASLLRSPPHCLSPMRARFDREPPLIRRAFYALGNYITAVQIGQEGMKTPVIVDRFWHSTAAYAIATAVSGPVCNLPAEGSEVYCWPSDVLQPSLVVCLTLDPEERRRRLRDRGQGKTQEEQELDHNQLFRLKVEKAYQRISGPACVTVDASPPADLVLQQVLLLIRGKCHL; this is translated from the exons ATGGCACGGCGGACAATGTCTCTTCTTCCTCACTGGTCCTCTCGTGTTTCTTCAGTGGAGCTGAATGGAACCCCCTtttacttttcaacacaagagaAGCACCGAGGAGAAGAAGTGCCCCGGGTATTCAGAGGAAACGATGGCCGGTGTTACTCTCTGCTTGTCTGCAGCAGCGACACAATCAGACGTGCAAAGTTTTACGCGGAGCTCAAAGACAAACTGTTGACAAACCTGCCTCCAGAATGTCATTTGTCTCCCATGTGCTCCTTTCTACCAaatatcaaggattctctcctCAAGGGTTACTTTTTGAAAGATACTTCCGAGAGTTCGTCCCCTACAGAGCGTCTTTTGCGAGATTTAACACAGCGTGACCCGGTGCTAGTGTGTTCATACTTGAGAGGAGAGACAGGTGGAGTGTGGACTCAGCACCTGTGGTCTGATGGAGACAACCACACCATGCAGATGCCAAAGGACTACTATGTGGTACCAGCAGAAGCACCAGAACACCACCCATCCACTCTCAACATCATCAACTCGGATGTTTTCTACAGTTTTGAGGAGGCCTATCAGGTTCTAGAAAAG TGTGGTGACATCATCCCAGAGGCCAGGGCTGTGCtggagctgctgcccagccgagAGGAGGCCAGACGGAAACCAGACTTCCCTGTTATTGTCATAGAAGGCTTGGATGCCACAG GTAAGACAACTCTGACTGAGTCTCTGAGGGATGCTCTCGGGGCCTCTCTTCTGCGGTCCCCTCCCCATTGCCTGTCCCCCATGAGGGCCCGCTTTGATCGGGAGCCTCCCCTCATCCGCAGGGCTTTCTACGCTCTGGGGAACTACATCACAGCAGTACAAATAGGCCAGGAGGGTATGAAGACACCTGTCATCGTTGACAG ATTCTGGCACAGCACAGCAGCGTATGCCATTGCCACAGCAGTCAGCGGTCCAGTGTGCAACCTTCCAGCAGAGGGGTCCGAGGTCTACTGTTGGCCCAGTGACGTGCTCCAGCCCAGCCTGGTGGTCTGCCTCACGCTGGAccctgaggagaggaggaggaggctgaGGGACAGAGGGCAAGGAAAGACTCAGGAAGAGCAAGAGCTGGACCACAACCAGCTTTTCAGACTCAA AGTGGAGAAGGCTTATCAGAGGATCAGTGGCCCAGCGTGTGTGACTGTGGATGCTAGTCCTCCTGCAGACCTAGTGCTCCAACAAGTGCTGCTTTTAATTAGGGGCAAATGCCACTTGTAA
- the rsad2 gene encoding S-adenosylmethionine-dependent nucleotide dehydratase RSAD2 yields MKTSYLIASPMLLLQLCISNLRHIFTSVFSKVFNWTLGVCIPLTSSVSQLHKEEDQSKDKNATAPTSVNYHFTRQCNYKCGFCFHTAKTSFVLPLDEAKRGLKLLKESGMEKINFSGGEPFLHDKGDFLGELVQYCKQDLQLPSVSIVSNGSMIKEKWFQKYGEDLDILAVSCDSFDEATNQLIGRTQGRKSHIDNLHKIRNWCQQYKVAFKINSVINTFNIDEDMTENILQLNPVRWKVFQCLLIDGENAGDEALREAERFVISEEMFQEFLDRHSSIPCLVPESNEKMRNSYLILDEYMRFLDCREGRKDPSKSILDVGVKEAICFSGFDEKMFKERGGKYVWSKADMKLEW; encoded by the exons ATGAAAACCTCTTATTTGATCGCTTCTCcaatgctgctgctgcagctctgCATCAGCAACCTGCGCCACATTTTTACGAGCGTCTTTTCTAAAGTGTTTAACTGGACACTCGGAGTCTGCATCCCGTTGACATCCTCTGTCTCACAACTTCACAAAGAAGAGGACCAAAGCAAAGACAAAAATGCGACGGCTCCAACAAGTGTAAATTATCACTTTACAAGACAGTGTAACTACAAATGTGGATTTTGTTTCCACACTGCAAAAACATCCTTCGTTCTGCCTCTGGATGAAGCCAAAAGAGGGCTCAAACTCCTGAAGGAATCAG GCATGGAAAAGATCAACTTCTCTGGAGGAGAGCCATTCCTGCACGATAAAGGAGACTTTCTGGGGGAATTAGTTCAGTACTGCAAACAGGACCTCCAGCTACCAAGTGTCAGCATCGTCAGCAATGGAAGCATGATCAAAGAAAAATGGTTCCAGAAATATG GGGAAGATCTGGACATCCTGGCCGTCTCCTGTGACAGCTTTGATGAAGCAACAAACCAGCTAATTGGCAGAACTCAGGGCAGAAAAAGCCACATTGACAACCTTCACAAGATTCGAAACTGGTGCCAgcagtacaaagtagcattcAAAATCAACTCCGTCATCAACACCTTCAACATAGACGAAGACATGACGGAGAACATCCTCCAACTCAACCCAGTCCGCTGGAAG GTGTTCCAGTGTCTGCTTATCGACGGGGAAAATGCAGGAGATGAAGCcttgagagaggcagagaggttTGTCATCAGCGAGGAGATGTTCCAGGAGTTTCTGGATAGACACAGCAGCATCCCCTGCCTTGTTCCTGAGTCCAATGAGAAG ATGAGGAATTCCTACTTAATCCTCGATGAATAT ATGCGTTTCCTGGACTGTCGAGAGGGAAGGaaggacccgtccaagtccatcCTGGATGTGGGTGTGAAGGAAGCCATTTGTTTTAGTGGCTTTGATGAAAAGATGTTTAAAGAGAGAGGAGGGAAATATGTGTGGAGCAAAGCCGACATGAAGCTGGAGTGGTGA